In one window of Thermodesulfobacteriota bacterium DNA:
- the gnd gene encoding decarboxylating 6-phosphogluconate dehydrogenase, translating into MHIGMVGLGRMGMNMTRRLIGGGHEVTVYNRSADKVKKAEEEGARGAGSLKELASLLPAPRVVWLMVPAGGPVDGSIEEIRGELSEGDIVIDGGNSFYEDDLRRAESLGKDGINYIDAGVSGGIWGLKEGYCLMVGGDREVYDHIEPILKTLAPPEGLLWCGPTGAGHYIKMVHNGIEYAMMEAYAEGFELLKFSPYGDGIEFDKVAHLWNRGSVVRSWLLELLEAAFEKDGGLDELSGYVDDSGEGRWTVEEAVRRGVPLQGISHSLFRRFRSRQEDPFAERVLAALRKEFGGHAVKRPGGGSKK; encoded by the coding sequence ATGCATATAGGCATGGTAGGGCTCGGCCGCATGGGCATGAACATGACAAGGAGGCTCATAGGCGGCGGACACGAGGTGACGGTCTATAACAGGAGCGCGGACAAGGTAAAGAAGGCCGAAGAGGAGGGCGCCCGCGGCGCCGGTTCGCTCAAGGAGCTGGCCTCCTTGCTTCCCGCGCCCCGAGTCGTCTGGCTCATGGTCCCGGCCGGTGGGCCGGTGGACGGGTCGATAGAGGAGATAAGGGGGGAGCTCTCCGAGGGGGACATAGTAATCGACGGCGGCAACAGCTTTTACGAAGACGACCTCCGCCGCGCGGAGAGCCTCGGAAAGGACGGCATAAACTACATCGACGCCGGGGTGAGCGGCGGGATATGGGGGCTTAAGGAGGGCTACTGCCTCATGGTCGGGGGGGACAGGGAGGTTTACGACCACATCGAGCCTATCTTAAAGACCCTCGCCCCTCCGGAGGGGTTGCTCTGGTGCGGCCCGACGGGCGCGGGGCATTATATAAAGATGGTGCATAACGGCATAGAGTACGCCATGATGGAGGCGTACGCCGAGGGTTTTGAGCTCCTGAAGTTTTCCCCCTACGGTGACGGGATAGAATTCGATAAGGTGGCGCACCTCTGGAACAGGGGCAGTGTCGTGAGATCGTGGCTCCTCGAACTTCTTGAGGCGGCCTTCGAAAAGGACGGAGGGCTCGACGAGCTCAGCGGATACGTGGACGACTCCGGCGAGGGCCGCTGGACCGTGGAGGAGGCGGTAAGGAGGGGGGTGCCCTTGCAGGGGATATCCCACTCTCTCTTTCGCCGCTTCCGTTCCCGCCAGGAAGACCCTTTCGCCGAAAGGGTGCTGGCCGCGCTCAGGAAGGAGTTCGGCGGGCACGCGGTAAAGAGGCCGGGAGGGGGGAGTAAAAAGTAA